Proteins from one Telopea speciosissima isolate NSW1024214 ecotype Mountain lineage chromosome 1, Tspe_v1, whole genome shotgun sequence genomic window:
- the LOC122649064 gene encoding exocyst complex component EXO70H1-like, translated as MRNRPSPSPLHTFSESMMEENMEQAKSIITKWDLNSSTFTKVTSLFHHSHFEAMEFLNSVNQLQQAMHFFASSHNSSSPNLVHAQTLMQIAMKRLQKEFYQILSSNRDHLDPESVSARSSISEDEEAGPEDEIQLAGESISEVEQFSTLAMSDLSSIADCMISSGYGKECVKIYKIIRKSIVDEGLYKLGVENQITFSHINKMDWEVLEIKIKNWLNAVKIAVKSLFLGERIVCDNVFSNSEFIRETCFSDITKEGAVHLFQFPEYVAKCHKSPEKMFRMLDLYDAISELWSDIDAIFSYDSTSVVRSQAHNSLTRLGDTVRSMLSDFESAIQKESSKTPIPGGGLHPLTRYVMNYLSFLTDYRGILSDIFANCPLPENMSLPESYFESPNPNDNPSSALATRMAWIVLMLLCKLDGKAELYNDSALTYLFLTNNLQYMVQKVQTSSLRFLLGEDWIWKHKGTAKQYSVRYERLGWSKVISAIPEVTTTKMSLEEAEECFNNFNSAFEQTYRNQSSWVVTDSKIREEIKVSIAMKLVPAYRDFYGTYRPLLRAENDMKSVVRFAPDDLGNYLSDLFYGTGAASGSASSSVSSSPAQSRGKHSRR; from the coding sequence ATGAGAAACAGACCTTCCCCGTCTCCCCTTCACACCTTCTCGGAATCCATGATGGAAGAGAACATGGAACAAGCCAAATCAATCATCACCAAGTGGGATCTTAACTCCTCCACCTTCACCAAAGTCACTTCTCTCTTCCACCATAGCCATTTCGAAGCCATGGAATTCCTCAACTCCGTCAACCAATTGCAGCAAGCCATGCATTTCTTCGCTTCTTCCCACAACTCCTCCTCTCCCAATCTCGTCCACGCCCAGACCCTCATGCAGATCGCCATGAAGCGTCTCCAGAAGGAATTCTACCAGATTCTTTCCTCCAATCGCGACCACCTCGACCCCGAATCCGTCTCCGCTCGATCCAGCATCTCCGAAGACGAAGAAGCCGGTCCCGAGGACGAGATTCAGCTCGCCGGCGAATCCATCTCCGAGGTCGAGCAGTTCTCCACCCTTGCCATGTCCGACCTCAGCTCCATCGCCGACTGCATGATCTCGTCCGGCTACGGCAAAGAGTGCGTCAAGATCTACAAGATCATCCGTAAGTCCATCGTCGATGAGGGTCTCTACAAGCTCGGAGTCGAGAATCAGATCACCTTCTCGCATATCAATAAGATGGACTGGGAGGTCCTCGAGATCAAGATCAAGAACTGGCTCAACGCGGTCAAGATCGCCGTGAAATCTCTCTTCCTCGGCGAAAGAATCGTCTGTGATAACGTCTTCTCCAACTCCGAGTTTATCCGGGAGACCTGTTTCTCAGATATAACCAAAGAAGGAGCCGTCCATCTATTCCAGTTCCCGGAATACGTGGCAAAGTGTCATAAGTCACCGGAGAAGATGTTCAGAATGCTGGACCTCTATGATGCCATCTCTGAACTCTGGTCAGACATCGATGCCATCTTCTCCTACGACTCCACCTCTGTCGTCCGATCTCAAGCTCATAATTCACTCACGAGGCTAGGCGACACCGTTCGATCTATGCTATCGGACTTCGAATCAGCCATTCAGAAGGAATCATCGAAAACCCCTATCCCGGGAGGTGGTCTGCACCCTCTCACTCGATACGTGATGAATTACCTGTCCTTCCTCACAGATTACAGAGGAATCCTCTCCGATATTTTCGCTAATTGCCCATTACCGGAGAACATGTCTCTGCCAGAGTCTTACTTTGAGAGCCCTAACCCTAACGACAACCCATCGTCGGCGTTAGCCACTAGGATGGCTTGGATCGTACTGATGCTCCTCTGCAAGCTGGATGGCAAGGCAGAGCTATACAATGACTCGGCCTTGACCTATCTCTTCCTCACCAATAATCTTCAGTACATGGTGCAGAAGGTCCAAACCTCCAGTCTGAGATTTCTGTTGGGAGAAGATTGGATATGGAAGCACAAAGGGACGGCAAAACAATACTCGGTGAGGTACGAGAGGTTGGGATGGAGCAAGGTGATATCGGCAATACCTGAGGTGACCACGACTAAGATGAGTTTAGAGGAGGCCGAGGAGTGCTTCAACAACTTCAATTCGGCGTTCGAGCAGACTTACAGAAATCAGTCGTCGTGGGTCGTGACGGACAGCAAGATTAGGGAAGAGATTAAGGTGTCCATCGCCATGAAACTCGTGCCGGCGTACCGGGATTTCTATGGAACTTATCGGCCCTTACTGAGAGCCGAGAACGATATGAAATCAGTTGTAAGGTTTGCTCCTGATGATCTGGGAAATTACTTATCGGATCTGTTCTACGGAACGGGAGCAGCTTCGGGGAGTGCTTCATCGTCGGTGTCTTCTTCTCCGGCGCAATCGCGAGGGAAGCACTCCAGACGGTGA